A region of Toxotes jaculatrix isolate fToxJac2 chromosome 23, fToxJac2.pri, whole genome shotgun sequence DNA encodes the following proteins:
- the LOC121176830 gene encoding synaptopodin-2 isoform X1 — MGTGDYICVTLRGGAPWGFTLREGEGDTYRPFLISQVEEGGRAFLAGVREGDEVVSVNGEPCADLTLLRAFALIDTSIDCLQLLLKRYCSVPPEDYESEETHCGERVSSSDVLESTTLHIFSPKHRSQALRELYISESQDEAFYGELDSDTEFPKRPQLLCTQLHAPSSDDQRGREPVFKEKEVQRCFSPGEMVELQLSLSEQTLDDGGCTSLGSARGIEGDLTNREVVETIHTTTVSHCVPSSFREPLSQHGVVLSSPSMLGQVEVILQQPSASAEAGRGVLSVGGPRVSGSVGSQSEGEEGGGHSEGVPGSFTVSFGIPSEEATPAEEQDSDSEGDQDKPNRHRARHARLRRSESLSEKQVKEAKSKCKRIALLLTAAPPNPNNKGVLMFKKHRQRAKKYTLVSYGTGEDEPECSDEEDEDNEDDKQETHTVKFTLVAPNDSEIDKHFLTNAHSSKGVLTINWDKGLLEIERNLNNQAEMECLPETKGKGALMFAQRRQRMDEISAEHEELRRQGVPVEGVQEVEKKIMEQSYMQSTTEGHAYMDVNIHQQSQHQHQYQQYQEQQYYEQQQNYQQQQQSYQQQQQSYQQQQQNYQQQQQYQQQYQQQQYEQQHYQQQQMYQQQQEYHQEEQQMQHYSTNINGTVQHQTNEMQSSFSNRTAKPFSVENMAATPYSPAMSGTNQDSVGQGEQIASRDERISTPAIRTGLLMDGRRRNTGKPMFTFKEAPKVSPNPALLNLLNKSDKKLGFESGPEEDYLSLGAEACNFLQSQRVKHKIPPPVAPKPVINPNSPPWSPQTEVTNQDMAQHAENSVSTPAAAPTTDTTPAPELEPNPAPAPEPSPPPAPQEASASTTTEEQHTWTLPEPESQQQPLQVTAQEESGHMNSTLQPEPAPVTTWASAQSQQPSTNSWHPAQVQPQEPPPSQSPPQPPWVTRQNTQAQAQPQPPTNTWTPQIQPSWSQPQEQAQTHAQPSWALPPEQPSAQPQVQPPWTHSQEQPHLQQMQPTWGQPQEPMQQQAQAPWAQPSQTDSQPQPPWVQQPQQQSQAQPPWVRQVPPESQPQPPWVQQPQHQAPQQAWPQAQAPGQPQPPWVSAQPQQQQQPSVNAWPPSQAQAQVQPPWMQAAQSQPQAQPQANLNPWAPVPAQAQSQPSWAQEPPEHGQHTMNSWAQEQNQAQHQAPWAQPVSPQSTPQPNWQASTSKTPPQPPMNVAWPPAHTQQPQAPVNAWASQSQQTSVNVSTSMVNTRPSPKPWHPPQNAPQNRTPPPPPQRLHSFNIGQRASSPINPMATILNPVSPGSAFEMPVVRGKGADMFAKRQSRMEKFVVDSETVEANKASRSTSPAASLPNEWKYTPNVRAPPPRAYNPIQSPFYPPAATKQPPPSSPSSKPKKKDKEKAAPAPKPLNVIDVMKHQPYQLNSSLFTFGPAVEAPKPPAPKPDCSPPNPPVENQPIIYEQMAPIQPAGQFNAAYPQQAYGMSMQPMMHDGHYQQPPANVYAPPNTYQQPPSGPYQQAYNQQYQQPAPPAYHPQTPQSPNALYQQAPQVPYQPPSSPPYLAAPSVPYQPQPPSSYVAPSFPVAARPESTSGGNTAAAPKPKFTANKSSAQVWKPTAVGKE; from the exons GTAGAAGAAGGTGGCCGTGCCTTCCTGGCCGGAGTGCGGGAAGGGGATGAGGTGGTGTCAGTCAACGGAGAGCCATGTGCTGACCTCACCCTTCTACGAGCCTTTGCTCTCATCGACACATCGATCGActgcctgcagctgcttctCAAACG ATACTGCTCCGTTCCCCCTGAAGACTATGAATCAGAAGAGACACACTGTGGTGAGAGGGTCTCTTCAAGTGATGTTTTAGAGAGCACCACCCTCCACATCTTCTCCCCAAAGCACAGGTCCCAAGCCCTGAGGGAACTCTACATATCTGAGTCCCAGGATGAGGCCTTCTATGGGGAGttggacagtgacacagagtTTCCCAAGAGACCCCAGCTGCTTTGCACCCAGCTACATGCTCCTTCATCTGATGATCAGAGAGGCCGGGAGCCTGTTTTTAAGGAAAAAGAAGTGCAACGATGCTTCTCCCCTGGGGAGATGGTCGAGCTCCAGCTGTCCCTGTCTGAGCAAACGCTGGACGACGGGGGCTGCACCTCTCTTGGGAGTGCTCGTGGAATTGAGGGGGATCTCACAAACCGAGAGGTTGTTGAGACTATCCACACCACCACCGTATCACACTGTGTACCAAGCTCTTTCAGAGAGCCTCTCAGCCAGCATGGAGTAGTGCTCAGCTCCCCTTCGATGCTGGGACAGGTCGAGGTCATTCTGCAGCAGCCTTCAGCATCAGCAGAAGCAGGGAGGGGCGTCCTGAGTGTGGGTGGCCCCAGGGTCAGTGGAAGTGTTGGATCCCaaagtgaaggagaagaaggaggagggcaCTCCGAGGGAGTTCCTGGCTCTTTTACTGTGTCATTTGGAATTCCCTCAGAAGAGGCGACACCAGCAGAAGAGCAGGACTCTGATTCTGAGGGGGATCAAGACAAACCTAACAGGCATCGGGCAAGGCACGCCA GGCTCAGGCGCAGCGAGAGTCTGTCTGAGAAGCAGGTGAAGGAGGCCAAGTCCAAATGTAAACGTATTGCTCTCCTTCTTACGGCTGCTCCGCCCAACCCCAACAACAAGGGGGTGTTGATGTTCAAGAAACATCGGCAGAGGGCCAAGAAATACACACTTGTGAGCTACGGAACAGGAGAAGACGAACCAGAGTGCAGTGACGAAGAGGACGAGGACAACGAAGACGACAAACAAGAAACTCACACTGTTAAATTTACACTTGTGGCTCCTAACGATTCTGAAATAGATAAGCATTTTCTCACTAATGCCCATAGTAGCAAAGGTGTGCTAACTATCAACTGGGACAAGGGTCTCCTTGAGATCGAAAGGAACCTGAACAACCAAGCAGAGATGGAATGTTTGCCTGAAACCAAGGGCAAGGGTGCCCTAATGTTTGCTCAACGGCGTCAGAGGATGGATGAGATTTCTGCTGAACATGAGGAGCTTCGGCGCCAGGGGGTTCCCGTGGAAGGAGTGCAGGAGGTGGAAAAGAAGATAATGGAGCAGTCCTACATGCAGTCAACAACAGAGGGCCATGCTTACATGGATGTAAATATACATCAGCAAAGCCAACACCAACATCAGTACCAGCAATACCAAGAGCAACAGTACTATGAGCAACAACAGAACtaccaacagcaacaacagagctaccaacagcaacaacagagctaccaacagcaacaacagaactaccaacagcagcaacaatacCAGCAACAGTATCAGCAACAACAGTATGAACAGCAACATTatcaacaacagcaaatgtatcagcagcagcaagaaTATCATCAAGAGGAACAGCAAATGCAGCACTATTCTACAAACATCAATGGTACAGTACAACATCAAACCAATGAAATGCAGAGTTCTTTCAGCAATCGCACTGCAAAACCTTTCTCAGTAGAAAATATGGCGGCTACCCCTTATTCTCCTGCAATGAGTGGGACCAATCAAGATTCTGTGGGCCAAGGAGAGCAGATAGCTTCCCGTGATGAACGCATTTCTACCCCTGCAATTAGAACTGGCCTCTTGATGGATGGAAGGAGACGAAATACTGGCAAGCCTATGTTCACCTTTAAGGAAGCACCAAAAGTATCACCTAACCCAGCATTACTGAACCTCCTCAACAAGAGTGATAAGAAGTTGGGTTTTGAGTCAGGACCCGAGGAAGACTACCTTAGCCTTGGGGCTGAGGCTTGTAATTTCCTCCAGTCTCAACGAGTTAAACATAAAATtcctccaccagtggctccaaaGCCTGTGATCAACCCCAACTCTCCTCCTTGGTCCCCACAGACAGAAGTGACCAACCAGGACATGGCTCAGCATGCTGAAAATAGTGTATCCACACCTGCTGCAGCCCCCACCACAGATACTACCCCTGCTCCAGAACTAGAGCCAAACCCTGCACCTGCTCCTGagccctctccccctcctgcccccCAGGAGGCTTCTGCCAGCActaccacagaggagcagcacaCATGGACTCTCCCAGAGCCTGAATCTCAACAACAGCCTCTGCAAGTGACAGCTCAGGAGGAAAGTGGTCATATGAATTCTACCCTGCAGCCTGAGCCTGCTCCTGTGACTACCTGGGCTTCAGCACAATCACAACAGCCATCTACCAATTCCTGGCATCCAGCTCAAGTACAACCCCAAGAACCACCTCCAAGTCAGTCCCCACCACAACCACCTTGGGTGACACGTCAAAATACTCAGGCCCAGGCACAACCTCAACCCCCCACAAATACTTGGACCCCTCAAATTCAGCCATCTTGGAGTCAGCCTCAAgagcaagcacaaacacatgctcagCCATCCTGGGCCCTGCCTCCAGAGCAACCATCGGCTCAGCCACAGGTTCAGCCACCCTGGACACACTCTCAAGAGCAGCCACACCTGCAACAAATGCAACCAACTTGGGGTCAACCTCAAGAACCAATGCAGCAGCAGGCCCAGGCCCCATGGGCACAGCCATCACAAACAGACTCTCAGCCTCAACCACCATGGGTGCAGCAACCCCAGCAACAATCCCAAGCACAACCTCCCTGGGTTCGACAGGTTCCACCAGAATCCCAGCCACAGCCTCCATGGGTTCAGCAACCACAGCATCAGGCTCCGCAACAAGCATGGCCACAGGCCCAAGCACCAGGTCAACCTCAACCACCTTGGGTCTCAGCTCAGcctcaacagcaacagcagccttCAGTTAATGCATGGCCTCCATCACAAGCTCAAGCCCAAGTTCAGCCACCTTGGATGCAAGCAGCCCAATCACAACCTCAAGCACAGCCTCAAGCTAATTTGAATCCATGGGCACCAGTGCCTGCCCAGGCTCAGTCCCAACCATCGTGGGCACAGGAGCCTCCAGAACATGGTCAGCACACCATGAATTCTTGGGCCCAAGAGCAAAATCAGGCCCAACATCAAGCACCTTGGGCTCAACCAGTTTCACCCCAGTCCACACCACAGCCAAACTGGCAGGCGTCCACTTCAAAGACTCCACCACAGCCACCAATGAATGTAGCCTGGCCTCCTGCTCATACACAGCAACCTCAGGCACCTGTAAATGCCTGGGCATCACAGTCACAGCAAACATCTGTGAATGTTTCCACATCAATGGTCAACACTCGTCCTTCTCCAAAACCTTGGCATCCACCACAAAATGCCCCACAAAACCGcaccccaccacctccaccacagcGATTGCACTCTTTTAACATTGGTCAAAGAGCTTCATCACCCATCAACCCAATGGCCACCATCTTAAACCCAGTATCCCCAGGTTCAGCTTTTGAGATGCCAGTTGTCAGAGGGAAAGGAGCTGATATGTTTGCCAAGAGGCAGTCCCGTATGGAGAAGTTTGTTGTGGATTCTGAGACTGTGGAAGCAAACAAGGCAAGCCGATCAACATCGCCAGCTGCTTCCTTACCAAATGAGTGGAAATATACTCCCAATGTACGTGCTCCACCTCCAAGGGCATATAATCCCATTCAGTCCCCTTTTTATCCCCCAGCAGCAACAAAGCAGCCTCCTCCCAGTAGTCCTTCATCCAAACccaagaaaaaagacaaagagaaagcagCGCCTGCCCCTAAACCTCTCAATGTTATAGATGTGATGAAGCATCAACCCTATCAACTTAATTCCTCACTCTTTACCTTTGGCCCAGCAGTGGAGGCTCCCAAGCCCCCTGCCCCTAAGCCCGACTGTTCACCTCCTAACCCACCTGTTGAAAACCAGCCAATTATATATGAGCAAATGGCTCCCATCCAGCCAGCTGGACAATTTAATGCTGCATACCCCCAGCAGGCCTATGGGATGTCCATGCAACCTATGATGCATGATGGCCATTACCAGCAACCCCCAGCTAATGTTTATGCTCCTCCCAATACTTATCAGCAACCTCCTTCTGGTCCATACCAGCAAGCATATAACCAGCAATATCAGCAACCTGCCCCTCCTGCTTATCATCCCCAAACTCCTCAGTCTCCAAACGCTCTCTACCAACAGGCACCACAGGTTCCTTACCAACCACCTAGCAGCCCTCCTTACTTGGCAGCTCCCTCAGTACCTTACCAGCCACAGCCTCCCAGTAGCTATGTAGCTCCTAGTTTCCCTGTGGCTGCAAGACCTGAATCTACATCAGGTGGCAACACTGCAGCTGCCCCTAAGCCTAAATTTACAGCTAACAAGAGCTCAGCTCAGGTGTGGAAGCCTACAGCAGTTGGTAAAGAATGA